One region of Bosea sp. 29B genomic DNA includes:
- a CDS encoding ABC transporter substrate-binding protein — MCGAVQAQTLRYANQGELKSLDPYTVNETTTNAHLGHPYEGLTARGKDLKIEPALAEKWEISADGLKWRFFLRKGVKFHDGSDFTADDVLFSAERVRATGSNFTTRIPTSAKFVKVDDHTVDVILTTPNPILNAQWDTWYIMSKKWAEANNAVAPTPAAATTPSHASLNANGTGPYKIESHQPGVKTVFKLNENYWKKIEGNIKEIIFTPISSDATRVAALLSGEVDVIEPVPIQDIQRVNASGNAQVLTGPELRTIFLGFDQTRDELLESSVKGKNPFKDVKVRQAFFQAIDIETIKSRVMRGLSTPSPLMIAPELFSTAGFIRAKFDTEAAKKLLAEAGYPNGFELGMDCPNDRYVNDGQICQAVVGMLARIGVKVNLNAQPKAQYFAKVLKPGGYKTSFYLLGWTPGTFDSHNVLYDILGCRDVAGSSRGESNLGNYCNKKVDELTDKILVESDTAKRNAMIGEAFKMTVDEFSYIPLHQQALAWGVSKKVKLAQRADNSVLLYYATKEQ; from the coding sequence ATGTGCGGGGCTGTGCAAGCCCAGACCTTGCGATACGCCAACCAGGGCGAGCTGAAGTCGCTCGACCCCTATACCGTCAACGAGACCACCACCAACGCCCATCTCGGCCACCCCTATGAGGGCCTGACCGCGCGCGGCAAGGACCTCAAGATCGAGCCGGCCCTCGCCGAGAAGTGGGAGATTTCCGCCGACGGCCTGAAATGGCGCTTCTTCCTGCGCAAGGGCGTCAAGTTCCATGACGGCTCGGATTTCACCGCCGATGACGTGCTCTTCTCGGCCGAACGCGTCCGCGCCACGGGCTCGAACTTCACCACCCGCATCCCGACCAGCGCCAAGTTCGTCAAGGTCGACGACCACACGGTCGACGTGATCCTGACCACGCCGAACCCGATCCTGAACGCGCAGTGGGACACCTGGTACATCATGTCGAAGAAGTGGGCGGAGGCGAACAACGCCGTCGCCCCGACGCCTGCGGCCGCGACGACCCCGAGCCACGCCTCGCTCAACGCCAACGGCACCGGTCCCTACAAGATCGAGAGCCACCAGCCGGGCGTGAAGACCGTCTTCAAGCTCAACGAGAACTACTGGAAGAAGATCGAGGGCAATATCAAGGAGATCATCTTCACCCCGATCTCCTCGGACGCGACCCGTGTCGCGGCGCTGCTCTCCGGCGAGGTCGACGTGATCGAGCCGGTTCCGATCCAGGACATCCAGCGCGTCAACGCCTCCGGCAATGCCCAGGTCCTGACCGGCCCCGAGCTGCGCACCATCTTCCTCGGCTTCGACCAGACTCGCGACGAGCTGCTGGAATCGAGCGTCAAGGGCAAGAACCCGTTCAAGGACGTCAAGGTCCGCCAGGCCTTCTTCCAGGCGATCGATATCGAGACGATCAAGAGCCGCGTCATGCGTGGGCTCTCGACGCCCTCGCCGCTGATGATCGCCCCTGAGCTGTTCTCGACCGCCGGCTTCATCCGCGCCAAGTTCGACACCGAGGCCGCCAAGAAGCTGCTCGCCGAGGCCGGCTATCCGAACGGCTTCGAGCTCGGCATGGACTGCCCGAACGACCGCTACGTCAATGACGGCCAGATCTGCCAGGCCGTGGTCGGCATGCTCGCCCGCATCGGCGTCAAGGTGAACCTCAATGCCCAGCCCAAGGCGCAGTATTTCGCCAAGGTGCTGAAGCCGGGTGGCTACAAGACCTCGTTCTACCTGCTCGGCTGGACCCCCGGCACCTTCGACAGCCACAATGTCCTCTATGACATCCTCGGCTGCCGTGACGTTGCCGGCTCCTCCCGCGGCGAGTCGAACCTCGGCAACTACTGCAACAAGAAGGTCGACGAGCTGACCGACAAGATCCTGGTCGAGTCGGACACCGCCAAGCGCAACGCCATGATCGGCGAGGCCTTCAAGATGACCGTCGACGAGTTCTCCTACATCCCGCTGCATCAGCAGGCCCTGGCCTGGGGGGTGTCGAAGAAGGTGAAGCTCGCCCAGCGCGCCGACAATTCGGTGCTGCTCTACTACGCCACCAAGGAGCAGTGA
- a CDS encoding ABC transporter permease, translating into MSAQPASPSKQPPSLWARILDSDILASFLRSKVTMVAAVIVLALFIGAFFSPWIAPTNPFDPATVFLADANIPPAWQQGGDPKFILGTDDQGRDLYSAILYGLRVSLIVGLLGVALAATIGITLGLLAGYLGGRVDSLIMRIADVQLTFPAILIALLIDGVVRGIFKHANREDTALYVLVISIGLSFWVQYARTIRGSTLVERNKDYVQAARLVGLPAPLIMLRHVLPNVIGPVLVILTINLALAVITEATLSFLGVGLPPTQPSLGTLISIGNRYLFSGDWWIVTFPGVTLAILVLAVNLLGDWLRDALNPRLR; encoded by the coding sequence ATGAGCGCGCAACCCGCTTCCCCCTCGAAACAGCCGCCCTCGCTCTGGGCCCGCATCCTCGACAGCGACATCCTCGCGAGCTTCCTGCGCTCGAAGGTGACGATGGTCGCCGCCGTGATCGTGCTGGCGCTGTTCATCGGCGCCTTCTTCTCGCCCTGGATCGCGCCGACCAACCCGTTCGACCCGGCGACCGTCTTCCTCGCCGACGCCAACATCCCGCCGGCCTGGCAGCAGGGTGGCGATCCCAAGTTCATCCTCGGCACCGACGACCAGGGCCGCGATCTCTATTCGGCGATCCTCTATGGCCTGCGCGTCTCGCTGATCGTCGGCCTGCTCGGGGTCGCATTGGCGGCGACGATCGGCATCACGCTCGGCCTGCTCGCCGGCTATCTCGGCGGCCGCGTCGATTCGCTGATCATGCGCATCGCCGACGTGCAATTGACCTTCCCGGCAATCCTGATCGCGCTTCTGATCGACGGCGTCGTCCGCGGTATCTTCAAGCACGCCAACCGCGAGGACACTGCGCTCTATGTGCTAGTGATCTCGATCGGGCTGTCCTTCTGGGTGCAGTACGCCCGCACGATCCGCGGCTCGACCCTGGTCGAGCGCAACAAGGACTATGTCCAGGCAGCCCGCCTCGTGGGCCTGCCGGCGCCTCTCATCATGCTGCGCCATGTCCTGCCGAACGTCATCGGCCCGGTGCTGGTCATCCTGACCATCAACCTCGCGCTCGCCGTCATCACCGAGGCGACGCTCTCCTTCCTCGGCGTCGGCCTGCCGCCGACCCAGCCCTCGCTGGGCACGCTGATCTCGATCGGCAACCGCTACCTGTTCTCCGGCGACTGGTGGATCGTCACCTTCCCCGGCGTGACGCTCGCTATCCTGGTGCTGGCGGTGAATCTGCTCGGCGACTGGCTGCGCGACGCCCTGAACCCGCGGTTGAGGTGA
- a CDS encoding ABC transporter ATP-binding protein yields the protein MSETVLSVQDLTVEFVTRRGTLRALDKISFDIARGEVLGVVGESGAGKSVTGSAIIGLIDPPGRIADGKVVLSGERVDHLPPEQMRRVRGKRIGMIFQDPLTSLNPLYRVGEQLIETIQTHTDLNAADARKRAIALLDEVGIPAPERRIDGYPHEFSGGMRQRVVIALALCAEPEFIIADEPTTALDVSVQAQIIALIKRLCKERGTSVMLVTHDMGVIAETADRVAVMYAGRVAEIGPVRDVIKQPLHPYTQGLMGAIPSITGDAERLVQIPGSMPRLSSIPQGCAFNPRCSKVFDRCRVNRPELIDVGGHQVACHLYDKAKAPAGKTEIAA from the coding sequence ATGAGCGAGACCGTTCTCTCCGTCCAGGATCTCACTGTCGAGTTCGTCACCCGCCGCGGCACGCTGCGCGCGCTCGACAAGATCTCCTTCGACATCGCCCGCGGCGAGGTGCTCGGTGTCGTCGGAGAATCCGGCGCCGGCAAGTCGGTCACCGGCTCGGCCATCATCGGCCTGATCGATCCGCCCGGCCGCATCGCCGATGGCAAGGTTGTGCTCTCCGGCGAGCGCGTCGACCATCTCCCGCCGGAGCAGATGCGCCGCGTCCGTGGCAAGCGCATCGGTATGATCTTCCAGGATCCGTTGACCAGCCTGAACCCGCTCTACCGGGTCGGCGAGCAATTGATCGAGACGATCCAGACCCATACCGATCTCAACGCTGCGGACGCCCGCAAGCGCGCCATCGCCCTGCTCGACGAGGTCGGCATTCCCGCGCCTGAGCGGCGCATCGACGGCTATCCGCACGAATTCTCCGGCGGCATGCGCCAGCGCGTCGTCATCGCGCTCGCGCTCTGCGCCGAGCCGGAATTCATCATCGCCGACGAGCCGACGACCGCGCTCGACGTTTCGGTGCAGGCGCAGATCATCGCCCTGATCAAGCGGCTCTGCAAGGAACGCGGGACCTCGGTGATGTTGGTCACCCACGATATGGGCGTGATCGCCGAGACGGCCGACCGGGTCGCGGTGATGTATGCCGGCCGCGTCGCCGAGATCGGTCCGGTGCGCGACGTGATCAAGCAGCCGCTCCATCCCTATACGCAGGGGCTGATGGGCGCGATTCCCTCGATCACGGGTGACGCCGAGCGGCTCGTGCAGATCCCCGGCTCGATGCCCAGGCTCTCCAGCATCCCTCAGGGCTGCGCCTTCAACCCGCGCTGCTCCAAGGTGTTCGACCGCTGCCGTGTCAACCGGCCGGAGCTCATCGATGTCGGCGGCCATCAGGTCGCCTGCCATCTCTACGACAAGGCCAAGGCGCCGGCCGGCAAGACGGAGATCGCGGCGTGA
- the argE gene encoding acetylornithine deacetylase: MRYSPKEMLAKLVSFNTESWRSNLELIHFCRDYLAAHGVESTIVPSPDGEKANLYATVGPKVEGGIVLSGHTDVVPVEGQDWSSDPWTLTERDGKLYGRGSCDMKGFDAIALALVPEMLEAGLKRPFHIALSYDEEVGCIGAAIMIDAMAEAGLKPSAVIVGEPSMMQVVTGHKGGTRMKTTVRGHAVHSSRVDIGVPAVMVAGKLIAWHDDVMQENKAKAKAGIAFEPPYSTLHVGVVAGGTAVNITAEHASFSHEVRVMPGDNADYVARYRAKIAELEGPMKAIAPETGITMEITSQTPPLAPEKDGVAETLSRRVTGDNGSHVVAYGTEGGLFQAAGWSTVVCGPGDIAQAHQPDEFLTVAQLDAGTAFVRALITELAR; the protein is encoded by the coding sequence GTGCGATATTCCCCCAAGGAAATGCTGGCCAAGCTGGTGTCGTTCAACACCGAGTCCTGGCGCAGCAATCTCGAGCTGATCCATTTCTGCCGCGACTATCTCGCGGCGCATGGGGTCGAGAGCACGATCGTGCCGAGCCCGGACGGCGAGAAGGCCAATCTCTACGCGACTGTGGGCCCCAAGGTCGAAGGCGGCATCGTCCTCTCCGGCCATACCGATGTCGTTCCGGTCGAGGGCCAGGACTGGAGTTCCGATCCGTGGACGCTGACCGAACGCGACGGCAAGCTCTATGGCCGCGGCTCCTGCGATATGAAGGGGTTCGATGCGATCGCGCTGGCGCTGGTGCCGGAGATGCTGGAAGCGGGCTTGAAGCGGCCCTTCCACATCGCGCTCTCCTATGACGAGGAGGTTGGCTGCATCGGCGCCGCGATCATGATCGACGCCATGGCGGAGGCGGGCTTGAAGCCGTCGGCGGTGATCGTCGGCGAGCCCTCGATGATGCAGGTCGTCACTGGCCACAAGGGTGGCACGCGCATGAAGACGACGGTGCGCGGCCACGCCGTGCATTCGAGCCGCGTCGATATCGGCGTGCCCGCTGTGATGGTCGCCGGCAAGCTGATCGCCTGGCACGATGACGTCATGCAGGAGAACAAGGCGAAGGCTAAAGCCGGCATTGCGTTCGAGCCGCCCTATTCGACGCTGCATGTCGGTGTCGTCGCCGGCGGCACGGCGGTCAACATCACCGCCGAGCATGCCAGCTTCAGCCATGAGGTTCGCGTCATGCCGGGCGACAATGCGGACTATGTCGCGCGCTATCGGGCGAAGATCGCCGAGCTCGAAGGGCCGATGAAAGCGATCGCCCCCGAAACCGGCATCACGATGGAGATCACCTCGCAGACGCCGCCGTTGGCGCCGGAGAAAGACGGGGTGGCCGAGACGCTGTCCCGCCGCGTCACCGGCGACAATGGCAGCCATGTCGTCGCCTATGGTACGGAGGGCGGCCTGTTCCAGGCGGCTGGCTGGTCGACGGTGGTCTGCGGGCCCGGGGATATCGCCCAGGCGCACCAGCCGGACGAGTTCCTCACCGTGGCCCAGCTCGACGCCGGCACCGCCTTCGTCCGTGCGCTGATCACGGAGCTGGCCCGCTGA
- a CDS encoding ABC transporter permease, with protein sequence MLAFVLRRLFQSLIVMLAVALIAFTMFRFVGDPVNQMVGVDTPQEQVAQLRQTLGLDEPVVVQFARYIYNAARLEFGVSYQFRLPVISLLGERAPATLELAFMSALFSLLVGIPMGVYTALRRDSWLAKIFQTVSLVGISLPTFLIGILLIYLFSVTLGWLPSFGRGEVVKLGNWWTTGLLTASGWKALILPSITLGLFQMTLIMRLVRAEMLEVLRTDYIKFARARGLKTRAIHFGHALKNTLVPVITIAGLQLGSIIAFAIITETVFQWPGMGLLFLKAVQQVDIPIMAAYLMLISFLFVSINLIVDLLYALVDPRLRATIGAH encoded by the coding sequence ATGCTCGCATTTGTCCTGCGCCGCCTGTTCCAGTCGTTGATCGTGATGCTCGCGGTTGCGCTCATCGCCTTCACCATGTTCCGCTTCGTCGGCGATCCGGTGAACCAGATGGTCGGCGTCGACACGCCGCAGGAGCAGGTCGCGCAATTGCGCCAGACGCTCGGCCTCGACGAGCCGGTCGTCGTCCAGTTCGCGCGCTACATCTACAACGCCGCGCGGCTCGAATTCGGCGTCTCCTACCAGTTCCGCTTGCCAGTGATCTCGCTGCTCGGCGAGCGCGCGCCGGCGACGCTGGAGCTCGCCTTCATGTCGGCGCTGTTCTCGCTCTTGGTCGGCATACCCATGGGCGTCTACACGGCGCTGCGCCGCGACAGCTGGCTGGCGAAGATCTTCCAGACGGTCTCGCTGGTCGGTATCAGCCTGCCGACCTTCCTGATCGGTATCCTCCTGATCTACCTGTTCTCGGTCACGCTCGGCTGGCTGCCCTCCTTCGGGCGTGGCGAGGTCGTCAAGCTCGGCAACTGGTGGACGACCGGTCTCCTGACCGCCTCCGGTTGGAAGGCGCTGATCCTGCCGTCGATCACGCTCGGCCTGTTCCAGATGACGCTGATCATGCGCCTCGTCAGGGCCGAGATGCTCGAGGTGCTGCGCACCGACTACATCAAGTTCGCCCGCGCCCGCGGCCTCAAGACCCGCGCCATCCATTTCGGCCATGCGCTGAAGAACACGCTGGTGCCGGTCATCACCATCGCCGGCCTGCAGCTCGGCTCGATCATCGCTTTCGCCATCATCACCGAGACGGTGTTCCAGTGGCCGGGGATGGGCCTGCTCTTCCTCAAGGCGGTGCAGCAGGTCGATATCCCGATCATGGCCGCCTACCTCATGTTGATTTCCTTCCTGTTCGTTAGCATCAACCTGATCGTCGACCTGCTCTACGCACTGGTCGATCCGCGCCTGCGCGCGACGATCGGGGCGCATTGA